The window GATGGACTCCCGCCACCAGCGGCTGGCGACGCTGACCAAGGCCCTGACCGCGCACGTCAACGCCGGCCGCCACCGCGAAGcgctcgccttcttcgcccgcatgGCCTCCGACCCGGCGCTCCCGCCGCTCGCCGACCCGTCCTTCGCGTACGCCCTCCCGCTCGCGCTCAAGTCCGCCGCCGCGCtccgcctcccctcctcctccgccgccgcgcccatcCACGCCCTCGCGCGCAAGTGCAGCGGCCTCCTCAGCAACCCCTTCGTCGCCTCCGCACTCGTCGCCTCCTACGGCACCGGCTCCTCCGCCGAGGCCGCGCGCCGCCTGTTCGATGAATTGCCCGGCCGCACCGCCGTCGTCTGGAGCGCCATGATCTCCGTCTACGTCCGGTCGGGGGACGTCTCGGCGGCCGCGCGGGCTCTCGGCGATATGGATGTTGTGCCGACCGTCTCCTGCTTCAACTCGGTGATCGCGGCGGTGGTGGAGTCTGGGGAGCACCCTGCCCGGGCCGTCGAGCTCTACCGGCAGATGCAGGGGATGGGCATCAAGCCCTCGCTCATCACCCTGCTGGCGCTTGTCCGCGTGTGCACGGGGCTGGGCGCGCTGAGCTCGGTCAGGGAGGTGCACGGCTTCGCGGTGCGGCACGGCATGTTTGTGAGCTGCCATCTCGGCAGCTCCCTCGTCGAGGCGTACGGGCGGTGTGGCTCTTTGGTCGGCGCGCAGAGGGTTTTTGAACTggcggaggagcgcgacgtggttgTCTGGAGCTCCATGGTGTCGGCGTACGCGTTCCATGGCCATGGAGACGTTGCGGTGTCGCTTTTCAGGCGTATGGAGCTGGAGAAGGTCCGGCCTGATGGCATCATGTTCCTCGGCGTGTTGAAGGCCTGCGGCCATGCTGGTCGCGCAGATGACGCCTTGAAGTATTTCGATGTGTTAACCAAGACATATGGAGTGGAAGCATGCGGAGATCATTATTCGTGCTTGGTTGATGTCTTGGGACGGGCAGGGAGGTTGCATCAGGCCTATGATGTTATACGGACGATGCCGGTTAGAGTTACCGCAAAGGCCTGGGGTGCTCTCCTTGCTGCTTGCAGGAAGTATGGGGAGGTGGGGCTGGCAGAAGTTGCAGCGAGAGCGTTGTTTGAGATTGAACCAGAGAATGCAGGGAACTTTATTTCGCTTGCAAATATCTATTCGGGCTTGGGTATGCATGAGGAGGCAGAGCGGGTGAGAAGGGACATGGAGCAACAAGGCTTGCAGAGCTCACCTGGAAGCAGTTGGACGATACACCGCAAGTCAAGGTATCAGTGACTTGACCATGTCCAATAAATTCGTTTTTCCGCCACTTCCTTGTCTGTACCAGCCAAGCTTCTATGTTTGTTTTTTTACAGTTTTGGTCTTAGTCAAATCATGAATGGACTGACTTATTTGTTTGCTGCAGTGAACTTGTCTGAAGAAGGAGGCTCACATCTGGGAAATTTCATCACTCAGAACAAAATTTATTCGGATACACAATTTCTGTGTCCATGAAAATGTAAGCGGGATATGCCAATATCTCCTTTTTGGCCACTACCTTTAGTTAATAGCAGCTGGAAAATATTTAATTGTACCAGAGCCCTAACCCTACATCTATCAGAATGTGCTGCATTTGAACCTGAACTGATTTTTAAATGCAGCAGAAACTTTTCTGTGGCTTAATGCTTAGCTGTAAATCCTGCATAAGCATCAAATTTTCTGCTGGGCATGCTGGAAAGAAGCCTTAGAAGCCATGTCATTATCAAAGTTCAATCCTAGCACTGATCTTATTACCATCTTATTTACACATTTTGTACTTCAGTTCTATGTCTCAATCTGACACTGCATGAATTTATATTCTTGAAATATAATCATAAAACTTTGTGCTATCAGTAAAAAAAAACTTTTATCGATGTTAAACAGCACAGTTTCCTTCTCGCCAAAAAGCATTTCCATCAACATACATTGAAATTCCAGTCAAAGGACTATAGAGGAaacagaactactccctccgttccaaattactcgtcgtggttttagttcaaatttgaattaaaaccacgacgagtaatttggaacggagggagtatatatataccGTTTCTTATTCTTACAAGTATATCAGCAAAGCAGTAGGTATTTGCAACTGTCTAATGCCACTCTGCTCTAAATTGCTATGCACATTGCTGTCCACAATCCACATTGCTGTCAGTGGATATTAACTTTACTGAGGTTAATTGCATCTGTGCACTGAACTCACTGTGATTCTTTATCTGAAGCTAAACTAATATATCTTATGTCAGTTTCTACGGACTGAGGAACTATCTTTAGCTTTCCAACGAGACTTCTACTAGCCTTTTGCTGTTAGTGCATATGATGCTAATGTTGGTGCTACTTTACCAAAGGCACATCTTACTAGAAAACTGTTATAAAGAATGCTAGTCAAATAGGTGCAGCGGGCAAGATCCCTGATATCTTTCCTTTACCTTTCAACCACATCTAGTATTCAAAATAGATCATTGTAGGGATATACATAATACATCCACATTGTACTTCTCGTTTGATCAGTCAGTTCAGTTTGTGGTTTGAAGATAGCAAGTCATAATAGTGCCATGGACCGTAGTACTATTTAGCTTAAGCTAGCTTTGTGTTGATGCCAAATAATAAAATTGAAATGTTCATCTGCAGAAGGGATATTGTAATTTCTAAAGGGAGGTTTTACCTTAATTGTCAACGTCTTATGTATTTGGTGTCAATCAGTTCACTGCACTTGCTGTTCCACATATTGGCGGCAGCATGGAAGTTTAACACAGAAACCTATTCTTTTTCTCTTACATATTCAAACTATGCTAGCTGTTACAAGCATGAAATGAAATTAGAAAAAAATAACAACTATAATACCACATTTTTACTTTAAATATGAAATAATATCTACAattttaaatatcttatggaaaatgtaCGACCCAATTTGTCTTTTGGCATTTGGAATCCAGCTAAAGGCTACCAGATAATATATCCAGTACCCGCTTTCCTGAAACATGATTTGTAGTGCATGATACCTTCCCTATGTTCTGTAGTAGCCTGGAAGGACACTTACCTAACATTCTACCTGATAGGTCCCTCTCAAATAGCTATGTTGTAGCTGGCCAAGCAGGCATCACTATTGTTAGTGATGCATGCTAGGTCCCGTTACAGATGGCTTATTGGCTGATGTGTAAGTGATTCTGTCAACCTAATTTCTCCAACACATGTTGTTTGCGTTCTGCACTAGCTAGCTTGCAATTGTAACGCTTTCTAAGGATATTTAGCTTCAACACATGCAATTCTTTCGTTTTTTCTTCATAAATTGACCTGTAATCTGTCAAATCATACATGCGTTGTGATGGCACTACCCACAACCAGTTTTAACCACTGGACAGTACTCCCTCTCATTGCAGTATGTTTGTTTTGACCAGTAAACTTGCCCCTTTTCATCAGTATTTCTGTACCAATCTCCTTGATCCGCTTCTACAAATATCTGGAGTGCGTGTGTTTGCTGACTCTATACCAGTCCATGAACTATTGAAGGAATAACATTCACTGCAGGAAGGGAGCACACTGACATTGAATGAAAATTTGGCCGACAGGAGGAAGTGCGGCCATAAGAGGGTATCCATTGTTACTTTTGCAGGTGGGAGCCTCCAAGTGGAGAACAGGTAAATGAGAGAGCTCATGCAACTCATCTTTCGTCATCAGTTGAGGCTAGGTAGGAAACATATATATCACCAGACATTGGCTGCTTAAGATAATACAAACGTTCTTGATACATCTTCCTGGTTAGGAAATGATACCATCGAGAGCAAATTACTTCGTGCTGATCTATTTGTTAGGTAAGATAAGATTACTTCTCTTTTGCTTCCTCCACTCGGTTTCTTTGATAGAGTTTTGAAATTACTGAACGCTTTGAAAAGCATGACTCATGGCAGTCCTCGAAGATAGAAAAGCTGGCTGATGGCACCTCATTGACTAATTGACTAGTGGTACATAGTAGCCTTCAGCGGTTCAACTAATTTGCCTTATTTGGGCGTAGCTTCCAGGCTTGGCAAGGCTATATAGCTAGCAGTCACAATATTTTTTATAGTAGCATCCACATTTTGTTGAAAATAACTTTGCATCTGTACCGTCCGTACAAATTTGTGGATTTCGTCAAGGATACTCAAGCTATATTGGCACTTTATCTTTGGAAAAGCATATTACTTTTCAAAAGGCAAATGATGATGCACACTGAGATAAAGTGCTGCATGTTCATCCCACCTGTTGCATGTCCACTGTTAATATGACCTAAATTTGTGGGTCCCTCCACCCCCAACTCAATTACAATCATTATTTGCAATTAGTTTGTTCAAAaactaacatatatatatattgatcTTAGTAACTCATGAAGTCCTAACTCCCTATCTTAACTCACAAAACCCGCATATGGAGTGTCGCATCGCCAGGCTGCTACCTTTGTTTTTAAGCTGAACTTGTTACCTGCTATACCTTTTGAATTCAGAAGCTCATGCACTCCATTTCATTTCACTTCGTTTCCTGTAAATCTATTCATCATACTTTACCTAATAAACATTTGCTTGTGGAGAGACATACCTATAATTTCTATCCCAGTGTATATTCGCCACCTTTCGTCCCACCTTCTAAAGCCATATATTTAGGCGATTTAAGCAGCTTCTTTTTGTTGGAAAAGGTAGGCGGTGAGATCAGCATCGAGCACTAGCGGCCACCAGCAGATGCATGTGGACCACAGCACCATCATCATCCAGTACCACGGACGGATGGCTGGCCGTGCAAGTCAGTCCACTTCGTACGACGCAAGGTGACTTTTCAGGTATAAGTAGCCAGTGTCCTTAGCTTGCAAGCCTGGGCTCTTAACCGAGTAGCAGGCAGGACTGACTCAAGTACCAGAAGGCCACCTGATGGGTATGAATATGCCACAAGGTCTCACGCCTGCTCCTGCATCCATGACCATCCCGATGGCGCATTCCTCACGGCCGACGTTGGGGTTCCCCCTCGGCACGGCGCTCCTGCTCCTCGTCATCTTCTCCCTCAGCGGCATCTTCTCGTGCTGCTATCACTGGGACAGGCTCCGCTCCCTCCTCTGGTCTCGGCATCCCGGCATGCTCCAGGAAGGCCCACACACCGTCATCTCAATTGGATCGGCGCCGAGCAAGGCTGCCTCCGAGCACAAGGTAGCAGCAGCAAGCGATATATCTGTTTAAAACTTATTTTCAGTTTTGACACCGTTCTGGAATATCATCTATCTCTTGCAAACCTCAGCTGATGATTAGTGGCCCTGTGCCTCCTTGTTTGCAGAGCGAGAAAGCAGGAAAGGAGTGCGGGTTGCCCGTGATCATGCCAGGGGATAACATCGCGAAGTTCTACGCGAGGCCCTGCCCGCACGAGGCGTGTTTAGCTGCAGCAGCAGCAGAGAAGGGCGAAGTCGAGGTGCAAGTCAGATGTTCAGTTTCGTGAGACCGTCAGTATCTGTATATGAAATCGTAGTTAGGTGCTAGCGACTTATGATTGATAGATAGATTGTATATACGCGAGCGACTTATGATTGATGGATTGATTGTGTACTAGCATGCATTTTGACAGTTTTTCAGAAAAGAGGGGGAAAAATGAGAACCTTTCATGTGCAGATATGCAACCCGAATAGTCCAGAAAAGGCGATTTTGGTGTCAACAAACTAGCTGAATATTTATTTTTCTTGTCATGGAACTTGTTGAATGCTATGAAATTTGGGATCTTTCTGTTAAGGGGGGTGGATGTCATTTCAGGAAAACCAAGAACAGttcatagtagcttctttttgaaaTTATCAGGGAATTTGTTGGTGTCTGTTCTTTCTGTGAGGTTTTTGAAAAGGAAAAAGAGAGTAAATTAGATTGCTGCTCAACCAAATAGCGTCTGTTTTTTCTGTCATGTGGTGCCCCACCAtacgtagtactcccttcgttccgaaatgtaggtctttgtagagattccactatcaactacatacggatgtatatagatgcattttaaatgTAGatccattcattttgctccgtatgtagtccatctagtgaaatctctataaagacttatactttaggaacggagggagtacgtacgtcGTCATGCCCACTGAAGAACAGAAGTACAATGACATAATCTGGCATATATATATGCACGATGGAATTGGATGGGGACATGGTCCTAACATTCATACCGGCTGGGAATTGTGATGAGTGCAGGGTTAATTAAGTCCGCCCATGACATAGTCTCATCCGTCCTTAGGCACGAATACAacaaagggcgtgtttggttgatCAAAATTATTATTAAGAGGTACCTCTTGTAAAGGTCATTTTCATCTCCTCTGGTGGTGACAAGTGGAACGCATGTGTGTCACTTGTCGCAACTAGAGAGCCTTCTCGTATTTTTTCTCACGCGCAGGGAGATGAATGggtttatttgtgtttttttcatATATTTATTTTCCAAAATGATTTATCCCTCGAACCGTTCGTCCAAATGACGAACCGTTTTCACCTGTATTTCTCGGGTCGAGATCTTTCAAAACTAAATCAGTTGATAGGATTCAGTGAATTTTTTTAGACGAAACTTTTGCTCCAATACTATTTAAACCCATACTTGAAAATTGTGTAgaaaaaaagtactcctactaaccaaaacatatattttaaaaatgttaatcatggaAACTTAATAGATTTAAATGTGTAAAAACAACATTCgtgatgtatacgaaaaatgtgcAATGCATGTGAAAATGTAGGTATGTATTGAAAAAACtaaaaacaagaagaagaaagaaacaaaggaaatcgaagcaaaaaaggaaaaaggaaaaattaaaaaaaaatagaaATCTAAAGAAAACCCAACAAAACCATACAAGAACAATAAAAAAGCTACTTAGAACCCCAGGAAAAACAGCGAAAACCATAGAAGAAAAAGAAACGAAAAAAGCTGAAAACCGGATCAATCCAGCCAAACAGCATAAAAACGCCTGTACAGCTACCAGCGCAGGAGGCTACAGcctgttttttctttttctgttttctgttcttgttttttgctttatttctgTACCTTTCTCTATACTTTAAACTATTCTAGATATATATACAGAAAACACTCTTCAAAaacacatttgaaaaatgttgaacaagtattacaaaatgttgaacaagtacttaaaaaatgttgaacaagtatttgaaaaatgtagaATAAGTATtacaaaatgttgaacaagtacttaaaaaatgttgagcaagtatttgaaaattttgaataagTATTCCAAatgttgaaaaaatatttcaaaaatgttgaataagtaataaaaattgttgaataagtatttgaaaaatattgaacaagtatttgaaaatgttgaataagtattagaaatgttgaacaagtttgaaaatgttgaataagtattaaaaatgttgaatgagtattTTAAAAATGCTGAACATTTATTAGAATAACTGTTGAATAAGGATTAAAACGTTGAATACATATTAAAAATATTGAAAAAGTACTTGAAaacgttgaataagtattaaaaaatggtgaatgagtatttaaaaaatgttgaacatgtatttgaaaaactgTTGAATAATtattaaaatgttgaacaagtatttaaaaaatgttgaatatgcgttcggacaatgttgaacatgtatacaaGAAATGTCGATCACTTTTTTTTGACATATACAAAAATATAGATTGAAAACGAGAACaaacataagaaaaaacaaaaaatggagaagaaatgtTAGATGTGTATTTGACAAATATTGTTGACATATACAAAAAAGTAGAATAATAACGAGTAGAACAAACAAAACTGAGAAAATAAAcataaagaaaaaagaacaaagaacaaagaacaaagaacaaagaaacaaaatgcaaaaaagaatgggaaaatggagaagaaaaaaagggaaaaataatcgaaataaaagaaagaaaaaggagaataaagaaaaacaaagaaaatagaAAGGAAATAAAAAAATCTGTGAAAACTGAGAAAGAAACGAAAAGAAAAATGGCTCAAATGCATAAAGAAGGTCGTGCCCCTAGCTCTAACCACAAACAGAATGTGAGCGTAGTGGCTAGTCGTGCCGTCTGGTATCCTTTGCGGCCAGGGATCGATCCCGACAAATAGTTGCCGCGAACAGCAACAACCCAATGGAGCAAGCGAAGTGATTCCTGGGCTAGCTATTTCAAGATCTCTCGAGGCAAACTTAAGAATAAAAGAAGTGGCGCTTTTTGCCCATGTGGATCGCGAGACCTATATATCACTGAGATGGAAGCAAGTCTCGCTTGAAGGATTTCCTGTGAGCTATAGTATCGGGCCAACCCATATTCGTTCATTCTTCGCTTGCTCGCCTCTGGTTCACTGTTCTCTTCGGTTTTCTCTGTTTTtctcttttcatttttctttttttttcttttcaggtttttttgggttttctattttttctttttttttcaccgggttttcttcttttctttctcagaatttgttgtttttttctttccttctctccttttttCTTTGTTTCAATGTCTTTTAGTTAATATTTAACCATATATTATAGAAAAAAAaatcttaattcctactcgtcctcgagtaggtaaatgataaaaacaaaaattttgttGTGAAATGCTACCCAACATGTTCTCAATAATGTAATCATTTGTGGTATGAATATTGGGAAGCGAGTGATTTAAAACACTAGTTCTTTGATTTGATATCAAAATGATAATATGAAGAGTGCTAGAAAGTAATCATTGTCTTTCAAAATAGAAAATGCTAAAGATGCTATTTGTAAACCGAAAGTGTCCTTTTTCTCCCGAACTCAAATGAGCTTGATGAACAAtcgattttttttaaaagaaactatTTTTTGGTCACAAAACATTTACCAAAGTTTCAAGTGTTTGCACAAATTCATCATTGAATCACATTTTTGTAAGGCATGAAaaaaaatcaatgctccaaaatgcttttgaaagtagcatTTTGGAGTATcaattttgttgttttttgccaCGGATTCCAGAAATGTGATTCcatgacgaatttttgcaagcacttaaaacTTTTGTCAATATTTGtcatatttttttagaattttttttgaatttactgttcacccgagctcatttgagctcgggctgAGAAACTCTACGTCCTTGCTAAACATTAATCATGTAAGCATGACATAGTTCGGCCTTCCTAACATAAAGTATAAATCATGAACACCCCAAAGCCAAACCAAGCTTTTGAATCATACTTTTTCgcacttcagccttttcaacttcACTCAATAAATGAGCGTGAGTGGTGGACTTAGCACTTTGGATGGCAAAGAGAATGATGAATGGGGTTAGCTAACTTGGTGTTGTCTCCTTAGGgcatcttcagccgttggcccCCGCAGGATGCATAAAAATcaccccctgggggcgagccggcgatatactcggcgctgggggcggttttgcgcccagtcgtcgcccccagctcgccgccaggcgccgaaattggcccactttgcagcccaatttcggcgaataaagggcccatatgggcgagaataggcccatattcggcgtggtttcgccgtgtctcggcattcaattatcaacacaattatttcttatcacatatttcatcacagaaaaatcaaatacttcaacaaaatagtacaacaacaaatagttcaatacaaattatatagttcaacaaataaaaactcgtatttcatcacacggcgtcccccttgagcctccataggtgctcaaaaaaatctttctgcagttgatgatgcacctgtgggtctcggatctcctgacgcatactgagataggcagtccaagttgccggtagctggtgatcaacttcggctagaggaccctgcctgtagtatggttcagtgtcaaacactgggtcttcttgctcgctctcgatgatcatgttgtgcaagatgacacagcaagtcataatctcccacatttgatctttggaccaggtctgagcggggtaccgaacaacagcaaatcgagattggagcacaccaaatgcccgctcgacatccttcctgcaagcctcctgaagcttcgcaaaccaggcgttcttgcctcctgccacagggtttgaaatcgtcttcacaaatgtcgaccatctcggatagatgccgtcag is drawn from Triticum dicoccoides isolate Atlit2015 ecotype Zavitan chromosome 4A, WEW_v2.0, whole genome shotgun sequence and contains these coding sequences:
- the LOC119287339 gene encoding uncharacterized protein At5g65660-like — protein: MGMNMPQGLTPAPASMTIPMAHSSRPTLGFPLGTALLLLVIFSLSGIFSCCYHWDRLRSLLWSRHPGMLQEGPHTVISIGSAPSKAASEHKSEKAGKECGLPVIMPGDNIAKFYARPCPHEACLAAAAAEKGEVEVQVRCSVS
- the LOC119287338 gene encoding putative pentatricopeptide repeat-containing protein At1g03510 yields the protein MDSRHQRLATLTKALTAHVNAGRHREALAFFARMASDPALPPLADPSFAYALPLALKSAAALRLPSSSAAAPIHALARKCSGLLSNPFVASALVASYGTGSSAEAARRLFDELPGRTAVVWSAMISVYVRSGDVSAAARALGDMDVVPTVSCFNSVIAAVVESGEHPARAVELYRQMQGMGIKPSLITLLALVRVCTGLGALSSVREVHGFAVRHGMFVSCHLGSSLVEAYGRCGSLVGAQRVFELAEERDVVVWSSMVSAYAFHGHGDVAVSLFRRMELEKVRPDGIMFLGVLKACGHAGRADDALKYFDVLTKTYGVEACGDHYSCLVDVLGRAGRLHQAYDVIRTMPVRVTAKAWGALLAACRKYGEVGLAEVAARALFEIEPENAGNFISLANIYSGLGMHEEAERVRRDMEQQGLQSSPGSSWTIHRKSSELV